A window of the Gossypium arboreum isolate Shixiya-1 chromosome 2, ASM2569848v2, whole genome shotgun sequence genome harbors these coding sequences:
- the LOC108466539 gene encoding protein MIZU-KUSSEI 1, with translation MTHHQELVAFQRSSNYNNYNCKSSRNKINPSKFPRSASFTIPENEEISDKLLVPRNASSSSPRSSIQRFHNVNSRFSSLLRSLLKIIAFPNIIPTSCKWLTLPTHLSITPSLGRKITGTLFGHRRGHVSFAVQDDPRSEPVLLLELAMSTASLVKEMSSGLVRIALESEKAPGRTRRLFHEPTWSMYCNGRKSGYAVTRTCTESDWHVLSTVQSVSVGAGVIPVVEDAKSGGSEGELLYMRAKFERVVGSRDSEAFYMLNPDNNGGPELSIFLLRI, from the coding sequence ATGACACACCATCAAGAACTGGTTGCCTTTCAAAGAAGCAGCAACTACAACAATTATAACTGCAAAAGTTCAAGAAATAAGATCAACCCATCTAAGTTTCCGAGATCAGCTTCATTTACAATCCCTGAAAACGAAGAAATCTCTGACAAACTCCTTGTTCCTAGAAACGCCTCATCATCTTCCCCACGTTCTTCCATACAACGTTTCCATAATGTTAATTCCAGGTTCTCTTCCCTCCTTCGTTCCCTTCTCAAAATCATAGCATTTCCCAACATAATCCCCACCTCTTGCAAATGGTTGACCCTCCCAACTCACCTCTCTATAACCCCTTCCCTCGGCCGTAAAATAACCGGAACTCTCTTTGGCCATCGCCGCGGTCACGTCAGCTTCGCCGTCCAGGACGATCCTCGCTCCGAACCGGTTTTGCTCCTCGAACTAGCCATGTCAACGGCTAGTTTGGTGAAAGAAATGTCATCGGGTTTAGTCCGGATTGCGCTGGAGAGTGAGAAGGCTCCGGGTCGAACCAGGAGACTGTTCCATGAGCCTACGTGGAGTATGTATTGTAATGGGAGGAAGAGTGGGTATGCCGTGACGCGCACATGCACGGAGTCGGATTGGCACGTGTTGAGTACTGTGCAAAGCGTGTCAGTTGGTGCTGGCGTGATTCCGGTGGTTGAGGATGCTAAAAGTGGTGGGAGTGAAGGTGAGTTGTTGTATATGAGGGCCAAGTTCGAACGAGTGGTGGGGAGTCGTGACTCGGAAGCCTTTTACATGTTGAATCCTGATAACAATGGAGGTCCAGAACTCAGCATTTTCCTTCTTAGAATATGA